The following DNA comes from Meles meles chromosome 8, mMelMel3.1 paternal haplotype, whole genome shotgun sequence.
ATGGTCAGGGCATTGACTTGCTTCTACCACCTGAGACCTACTATCAAGGAGCTTTCTTGGAAATCATCCTGGGCTGTGGCTTCTCCTGTAGAGTGGAGCTTCCTTGGGATTCTACAATGTGCCTTACCTGTGCTACAGTGTGAGTAGCTGTGTCCTACTCCACTGCTCTCAACACAGCAGATCGTTGGACAAAACTGGTCAGTAAATATCAATCTTCTCTGGAAAATTACCTTCACATAATCAtgtctgcttcttctgcttccGTTATCAACACCTCAGTATTCATTCTCACGGGGTTCCCTGGCCTAGACCAGTACTATCCCTGGTtttcaattcccttctcctccatcTATGCTATGGTTTTCTTGGGAAACTGCCTGGTGCTGCATGTGATTCGGACAGAGCCGAGCCTGCATCAGCCCATGTTCTACTTCCTGGCCATGCTGGCCTTCACTGACCTGTGTATGGGGCTGTCCACAGTGCACACGGTGCTGGGGGTCCTGTGGGGACTCAGCCAGGAGATTGGTCTGGATGCCTGCATTTCACAGACTTATTTTGTTCACGGACTTTCCTGCACAGAGTCTGGAGTCCTTCTGGCCATGGCCTTTGATCGTTTCATTGCAATCTGCAATCCTCTACGCTACACATCCATCCTGACCAACAACAGAGTCATTCATGTCATGGTGACCATTTTGATGAGAAGTGCATTGTCCATTCTTCCTGTCATCATTCGCCTGAAGTTCTTCCATTACTGTCgcccccacatcctctcccactctttctgcctgcaccAGGACCTACTCCGCCTCGCCTGTTCTGACATCCGCTTCAACAGCTTCTATGCCCTGGCTCTGGTCATTTGTACCTTGTTGTTGGATGCTGTGCTCATTCTCATCTCCTATGTTTTCATCTTGCATACAGTGCTGGCAATTGCATCCCAGGAGGAGAGGCTCAAGTCCTTGCAGACCTGTGTGTCCCACATCTGTGCTGTCCTGGTCTTTTACATCCCCATCATTGGCCTCACCATGGTGCACCGTTTTGGAAAGCATCTCTCACCTTCCGTTCATGTGCTTATGGGCAATATCTATATTCTCTTCCCACCCCTGATGAATCCAATCATCTACAGTGTAAAGACCCAGCAGATCCGAAGCCGGATGAAGAAGTGGTTTTCCCTAAAAATGAAGTAGGAGCCTTGGATGCAATCAGTAAGAATGTTTAAGGTTAGAAGAGTGAAGCTACTTCCCATATGTGCAACAAATTGCAATctgaataataattattataacattttattgtttaatGAGGACTTGAGTGTTAAAGAACTTGAGGCTTTTTAATACAAGAGGCAAAATAgaactagtttttaaaatacacattccagaaaatatttctgaatgtCTGCTGTAGAATAATCATGGCCATCATGTAAAGAACAAGTGTCTCTGCATTTTGTTGACATGTTCTTGAAATATGGATGCTATATGAAAATCATGACTCTCCGTTCATCAATATTTTCATTCCGTTTAGACTCTCTTCCTCCTCAATTTTGGAAACATGCTTATTGCTTAGATTCTTCCATTAATTGGTCCTTATATCAAAATACATAATATGGTGAAATTGGACTTTCTTTATTCCTACAGGTGAGGTGCAGGACATTTGAATCTATAATGTTAAGCTTTCCCCCACCTctattatttttccccattaCTGACTAATGCAAGTCTAtcaaaggaattttgaaataaaaagatatgGAATCCAgctatcccaaagattttattcttactttttcCCATGCTATAAATATTACCTTTTCCACATAAAAATTTCATTCTTCACTTTTTCACTGAATAtcattgggatttttttcccattgggatttcttttttttttttttaaagattttatttatttatttgacagacagaaatcacaagtaggcagggagacagagagaaaggaggaagaaggctctccacggagcagggagcccgatgcggggctcgatcccagaaccctgggatcatgatctgagccgaaagcagaggctttaaaccactgagccacccaggcgcccctccattggGATTTCTTAATGGTATTTTAAATTCTCCATagtatacagaaaatattttagtttgaaAGTTCTGCAAAAGCAGGATTGAGAACTCATGATGCCTCTCTTAGAGCAATGGTtgtgaaaagagaaaatcagatAAGGGATAGAATAATATTTAGGACCTATGGACACACCTTAGTAACTGCATGTACCTTGCTGAACAGAGTAGTTTCATAGTTGATGCTCATGTTTCTGGTTTGTGAAATCAAATTGATGATGATGTGTCTTTCAATGAGATAGTGACAAAGAAAGAGCATTATTTATGCAAGTGGAGATAGTGGAAACTACATTGAACATACTGAGTTTGAAGAATCTGTGGAGCATTAATAAAATCCATTACAATAATTGAGTAAGTACCCTCGGTGTTTCAGACACAGTGCTAGGCATTGCCCCGGTACAGGAAAATTGTGGAGAGCAAAAAGAgcattttggggacacctgggtggctcagttggttaagcagctgccttcgactcaggtcatgatcccagggtcctgggatagagccccacatcgggctccttgcttggcagggagcctgcttctctcactgcctctgcctgcctctctgcctgctggtctgtactctctctctctctctggcaaataaataaaatcttttaaaaaaaaaaagagcattttgcTTTCAGTATAAGAGGTGACATAGACACAAATTTTTAATCATACATCCGAATTAAAAATTCTGGTAAATATCATTATTGAGAAATCAGGAGAGCAGTGACAAGCCTAACTGGGGATTTAATAAGAGTACAGAGGAATTGGTGACTGCCCTGAGAAAGTAATGTGTAGTTGAGGcttgaaaacaaccagaggaatataaaaaagaaggagTTTTTAGGCaatcagaagaagaaacaaaaacattgaGAATACATCAGACTGTATCAAAAGCAAGCAACTACCTGACTATGAGATTCAGACATAAAAGCTGAAAAGCAGACAGAAGCTATGTTAGGAAAGATAAGTTTTAATCCTTAGGGTGATATGTAAGTACTTATGAATTGCAATCAGAATGGTGAAATAATCAATCATGTATGTTAAGAAAGTCAGTCTTGTGCCAAATAGATGAGAAGGACAAGAGGTGACAGCAGAAGACCAGAGAGGAGTGTCTTAATAAAAGGATACAGTAGCTATTGAATAAGGGTTCACTCAGGGAGTTGCAAGAAGTGGGCACATACCAGATACATTTAATAGGTGGGGTCAAAAGGTCTGGTAATTGATTGACTGTCAGGGATAAGAGACATGGAGGTGCCAGTCATGTTTAGATTTTTTGAGACGAGAAACTCCAGAGATCCTATAGCCACTTACTGAGATAAGCAAGGTGCAGGTGCAGGGACTTGTTTTTGATGTAggttttttaattcattgttcTTCCCAAGGTACACTGAAGAAGAGATGTCCAGCAGAGGTTTAATATAGGTATCGGGTAGCTGAAGAGAAGAGTAAAGCTGGATAATGAATTTGAAAGTCATGATCATGAAATGGTATTTGAGATCATGAAGGTGGATAACTTGATCAAGTATGAGTATGTTATAATGCTTGAACATTAAAATACAATATAGTTGAACCACCAAAGATAGTTTGAAAAAGATATGATAATAACTAGGGGAGCATTATATCAATGAATCCAAATGGAAAGGTGTTTTAAAGATAGGTATGAGTATGCCAAAATCATGTGAGAATGACctaaatttattgaaatataattaacatcaCCATGGAATTCAgcatttttagtatatttttcaatttttcaattttctccacaatctaattttaaaatatgagtcaCTTAAAACAGAAAACTTATACTTATTTAGaatcattttctattttcagcCCCAGTCTTTGACCCACCACTTAATCTCCTTACTGTCTGTATAGATTTTCCAGTCTGAATATGTCTTACAAATAGAAACATACAaggcattttttttgtttttgtttgacttCTTTAATTGTGCATAATGCTTTTgctgtccatccatgttgtaacacATATCAGTGTTCCAAATCTTTGCTGAAAAGTAcagtatcatatatatatgaaaacctctattttaaatgattaaagagTTCATACTTCTTCATCAAGAGTAGTACCAAGTAGAAAATGGTACTACTCTTGATGAAGAAGTATGAActctttaatcatttaaaatagaGGCTTTCATATATAGAGATCtgccctatcacccagcaatcacaatattgggtatttaccctaaagatacaaatgtagtaatccgaaagggcacgtgcacctgaatgtttatagcagcaaggtccacaatagtcaaactatggaaagagcttagatgtccACCAacgtatgaatggataaagatgtgatatatatgtgtatatatatatatatatatatatatatatatatatacacacacgtatatatatatatgtatatatacgtatatatatatatatatatatgccatgaaatactatgcagccatcaaaagaaatgaaatcttgtcatttgcagcgatgtggatggaactagagggtattatactaagtgaaataagtcaatcagagaaagacaattatcatatgatctctttgatatgaggaatttgagaggcagggtgggaggtcagaagggtagggaaggaaaaatgaaacaagatgggactggggagggagacaaactataagactcttaatctcaggaaataaacagagttgctggagtgGGGAGAGATAGgatggctggatgatggacattggggagggtatgtgttatggtgagtgctgtgaaatatgtaagattgatgattcaaagacctgtacacctgaagcaaataatatatgttaataaaaaatttaaaaaagaaagcagagaattaaaaaaaagaaaatgataagatatttaaagtgtacattgtGGTAAtctgatgaatttattttttactgattattttatcttttagactaaaatatttaaaggatgGGGTCTATTCtgttggtttcattttcatttttttttaacactgtgtCCTCAATAGCATTAACCAGGATTCAAAGTGCATTctcaatataatttttctttaaaaatgagttaGTAAATGAATTCTGAATGAATATATTGGCActgttacatattttttccatacctttttgtatttttgtgtttttaggaAGATGGTGAATTTCATCTTTGTGAAGAATACATATCCAGTGATGTTTATGGGTCTTAAAAGCATTAATTTAGCATTAGTTTGTCCAGAATTGTCTGCATTGTGAAACATTAGGAATTATCTTTGAATTTATATGAACAGTGGGATACTTGAactgtatatattcttttaaatatgtaggaaaggggcgcctaggtggctcagtggtttaagccgctgcctttggctcaggtcatgatctcagggtcctgggatcgagtcccacatcgggctctctgctcggcagggagcctgcttccctctcactctctctgcctgcctctctgcctacttgtgatctctctctgtcaaataaataaataaaatctttaaataaataaataaataaataaataaataaataaatatgtaggaAAATCACTAGCTAACTGCACCCATCAATTGTAGTATACTGTCTTCTAGATAGAGGCAATAGTAAGTGTTGCTCTCACCATGCCTCTGCCAAGCAAATCTAAATACTGCAATAGAGAGTTTAAGTCAATAAATTCATAATTCCATGGGTCCATAGGACTTCTAATCCCATTACACAATGATCTTGAATGTATTGTCTAAGTTACGTGTTTCACATAGGATTTTTAATGTAATCTAGAAATGCtttatatgtctgttttcatttttctccagttAGATGTGAACCATCTTGAAGGCAAAGACAATTTCTGATTCATCACTATGCTCCTTGTGTTTTAGGATCCAATTACCAAAtctcatacaaaaaaaaaaaaaaaaaaaaaaataacaaccctCACTTTTCTGATAGAACCCTATCAGAAAATAGATACTGCTCCTGTATTAGAATTGCTGCAAACATAAATCTCCAAGACTTAAACTATCTTCTATGAGTGTAACAATCCCTATAGGATTAATCTTGCTACATACTGGAAGCTGCACCTACTTCTTCAACTGATTATAAGATAtctttgtattagttttctattgctgctgtaacaaattaccccaaatcTAGTTGTTTaagaaacacaaatttattatgttACAATGCTGGAAGTTAGAAGTCCAAAACAGGTCAGCAAGTTCTGTTCTTTTAGAAGATACAAAGGAAAATCTAATTTCTAGAGATGGTCTTCATTCTTCAGCTCTAGCCTTAATATGACCTTTACTTCTGTTGTCCCTTATCTGTTCTAAGTATGATCCTTAGACCTCCCCCTTACAAGGACCCTATGATTACACAATTCTACCTAGATAATGCAGAAAAATGTCCCTGTCTCAAgttccttaacttaatcacatctgcaccCTTTTGCCATGTGAGCTACCTAATATATTCATAAGTCATGGACTAAAACATAAACACTTTCAGTCCACCACaatccccatttttaaatttctgtatttaactCCTTTGATTTGGAA
Coding sequences within:
- the LOC123948744 gene encoding olfactory receptor 51V1-like encodes the protein MSASSASVINTSVFILTGFPGLDQYYPWFSIPFSSIYAMVFLGNCLVLHVIRTEPSLHQPMFYFLAMLAFTDLCMGLSTVHTVLGVLWGLSQEIGLDACISQTYFVHGLSCTESGVLLAMAFDRFIAICNPLRYTSILTNNRVIHVMVTILMRSALSILPVIIRLKFFHYCRPHILSHSFCLHQDLLRLACSDIRFNSFYALALVICTLLLDAVLILISYVFILHTVLAIASQEERLKSLQTCVSHICAVLVFYIPIIGLTMVHRFGKHLSPSVHVLMGNIYILFPPLMNPIIYSVKTQQIRSRMKKWFSLKMK